A single genomic interval of Candidatus Polarisedimenticolia bacterium harbors:
- a CDS encoding NAD(P)/FAD-dependent oxidoreductase, whose product MAGRKRVVIIGAGHNGLIAANLLAEGGHDVMVLEARAIVGGACVTEELFPGYRVSSTSYVSTLLLPQAVKRFDLPRHGYKVIRQDPAFFVPYPDGRTLTLHGDDRDLQEIARFSRRDADRYHEFHAVLERVGGFVKPLIMKPPPSIDGLGPRNLWDLLQLGLAARRLSPYDVQMLIQLASLGIADVLDSWFESDALKAFLCSQAVIGAHGGVHLPGTAFLLLHDVFGGVDGATGVWGVVVGGMGGITQALAAAARERGVTIRTGARVEAIDLGDAGRARGVRLAGGEAVRADTVVSNATPRRTFLEMLPDGALPAPFLSHMRGFKDQGASLKVHLALSELPDFTAMPGTTPGPQHRGLLNFCPTVDFIEEAWDDCRRGSFSNHPTVEACIHSVLDPSVAPPGRHIMTCFVQYGPRHLKSGTWEGLKETVADRVVAEIARYAPNVPKAVIHRHVYTPEDLETIFGLTGGNIYHGAMTPDQLFSFRPAPGFADYRTPIRNLYLCGAGTHPGGGVWGACGWNAAHEILRDIGRG is encoded by the coding sequence ATGGCGGGCAGGAAGCGGGTCGTCATCATCGGGGCGGGCCACAACGGCCTGATCGCCGCGAACCTCCTGGCGGAAGGCGGCCACGACGTCATGGTCCTCGAGGCGCGCGCCATCGTCGGGGGGGCGTGCGTGACGGAAGAGCTGTTCCCCGGCTACAGGGTCTCGTCCACCTCCTACGTCAGCACGCTCCTCCTGCCGCAGGCGGTCAAGCGCTTCGACCTGCCGCGGCACGGCTACAAGGTGATCCGGCAGGACCCCGCCTTCTTCGTGCCGTATCCCGACGGCCGGACGCTGACCCTGCATGGAGACGACCGCGACCTGCAGGAGATCGCCAGGTTCTCCCGCCGGGACGCCGATCGCTACCACGAGTTCCACGCCGTCCTCGAGCGGGTCGGCGGGTTCGTGAAGCCGCTCATCATGAAGCCGCCGCCGAGCATCGACGGGCTGGGGCCGCGCAACCTGTGGGACCTCCTCCAGCTCGGCCTCGCCGCGCGCCGCTTGTCCCCCTATGACGTCCAGATGCTGATCCAGCTCGCCAGCCTGGGCATCGCCGACGTCCTCGACTCCTGGTTCGAGTCGGACGCGCTGAAGGCGTTCCTCTGCTCGCAGGCGGTGATCGGCGCCCATGGCGGCGTGCACCTGCCCGGCACCGCCTTCCTCCTGCTGCACGACGTGTTCGGCGGCGTGGACGGCGCGACGGGAGTCTGGGGCGTCGTCGTCGGCGGAATGGGGGGGATCACCCAGGCGCTGGCGGCGGCGGCGCGCGAGCGCGGCGTCACGATCAGGACCGGTGCTCGCGTCGAGGCGATCGATCTGGGCGACGCGGGGCGCGCGCGCGGCGTCCGCCTCGCGGGCGGAGAGGCGGTCCGCGCCGACACCGTCGTGAGCAACGCCACGCCGCGCCGCACCTTCCTCGAGATGCTGCCGGACGGGGCGCTGCCGGCCCCGTTCCTGAGTCACATGCGGGGCTTCAAGGACCAGGGGGCGTCGCTGAAGGTGCACCTGGCGCTGTCCGAGCTGCCGGACTTCACCGCCATGCCGGGCACGACGCCGGGACCGCAGCACAGGGGCCTCCTCAATTTCTGCCCGACCGTCGACTTCATCGAGGAGGCCTGGGACGACTGCAGGCGCGGCTCCTTCTCGAACCACCCGACGGTCGAGGCGTGCATCCACTCGGTGCTCGATCCGTCGGTCGCGCCCCCGGGCCGGCACATCATGACCTGCTTCGTGCAGTACGGCCCGCGGCATCTCAAGAGCGGGACCTGGGAGGGGCTGAAGGAAACGGTCGCCGACCGCGTCGTCGCCGAGATTGCCCGCTACGCCCCGAACGTGCCGAAGGCGGTCATCCACCGGCACGTCTACACACCCGAGGACCTCGAGACGATCTTCGGGTTGACCGGCGGCAACATCTACCACGGCGCCATGACCCCCGATCAGCTGTTCAGCTTCCGGCCCGCTCCCGGCTTCGCCGACTACCGCACCCCAATCAGGAACCTCTACCTGTGCGGCGCTGGCACCCACCCCGGCGGCGGCGTCTGGGGCGCCTGCGGCTGGAACGCCGCCCACGAGATCCTGCGCGACATCGGCCGGGGCTGA